A single Cryptococcus neoformans var. grubii H99 chromosome 7, complete sequence DNA region contains:
- a CDS encoding dynein light chain roadblock-type, variant 2, protein MEQLASHPNVVGIIILSRTDNAIIKANGNIFDGEGGKRYAAAVESIVKGVAGALGTCNDGENDELRFMRIRTTKHELIIAPDEKYILVVLQDP, encoded by the exons ATGGAGCAGCTCGCATCCCACCCGAATGTTGTAGGCATTATAATCCTCTCCCGCACCGATAATGCTATTATTAAGGCCAATGGAAACATTTTCGACGGCgaaggtggaaagagatATGCTGCCGCTGTTGAGAGCATTGTGAAGGGTGTGGCGGGCGCTTTGGGGACATGTAATGACGGAGAGAAT GACGAGCTGAGGTTCATGAGGATACGAACTACGAAACACGAGTTGATCATCGCACCGG ATGAAAAATATATCCTTGTCGTTCTCCAAGATCCATGA
- a CDS encoding large subunit ribosomal protein L7/L12, translating into MSLSRTVIRQLRPASSSRIVLRSFSSSRSTFSEAPPTGEAPVNPKIAPIVESISSLSLLEVSELVTALKTKLNITEIALPSASAPASATASSSSSEAPAEEKPKEKTIFTVKLEKFDAAAKAKVIREVKALMPNMNLVEAKKFVESVPQTLKENVPKEDAEKLQKTLQDLGATVSLV; encoded by the exons ATGAGC CTTTCACGAACCGTCATCCGTCAACTCCGAcccgcctcttcttctcgaatCGTCCTCCgatccttctccagctctCGGTCCACTTTCTCAGAGGCCCCCCCTACAGGCGAGGCCCCTGTCAACCCGAAGATTGCCCCTATCGTCGAGAGCATCTCTTCCCTGAGCTTATTGGAGGTTTCAGAACTTGTTACTGCCCTGAAG ACGAAACTCAACATTACCGAAATcgcccttccttctgccTCTGCTCCTGCCTCCGCCACtgcctcctcatcatcatccgaaGCCCCTGCCGAAGAGAagcccaaggagaagacaaTTTTCACCGTCAAGCTCGAGAAATTCGATGCGGCCGCTAAGGCGAAGGTCATCAGGGAGGTTAAGGCTCTCATGCCCAATATGAACTTGGTTGAG GCTAAGAAGTTTGTCGAATCCGTTCCCCAAACCCTTAAAGAAAACGTCCCCAAAGAAGATGCCGAAAAACTTCAAAAGACTCTGCAAGATTTGGGTGCCACCGTCTCTTTGGTCTAA